A segment of the Streptomyces diastaticus subsp. diastaticus genome:
TCCTCCCCGACGACCGACGACCGACGACCGAAGAAGGGGGCGCCCGTGCGCCGACAACTGTGGGGGCCCGCCCTCGTCCTGGCCCTGGTCACGAGCGCGGCTTCGCCGGCCTCGGCGGGCGCGGCCGAGGAGCGGGAGCCGCGGCCGTTGCGGGAGCTGTACGACAACCGGGCGGTCAGCGAGGACGACCGGCCGGGCGCCGCCGACTTCGACGGGCAGGGCCGCTCGCTGCCGGCAGCCGCGCTGCGCGCCGCCGGATGGCGGGTCGGCGCCCGTCCCACGGTGGAGGGGACCCGGCTCGACTGGCCGGTCTCCAGACCCGGCAGACCCGACAACGTGCGCGCCGACGGGCAGCGGGTGGCGGTCGAGGGGCGCGGGGACGCGCTCACGTTCCTGGTCGCCGGCACGGGCGGCGAGGCGACCGGCACGGGCAGCGTGCACTACCGCGACGGCGGTCACAGCCGCTACCGGCTGACCGCCCCCGACTGGCGCACCGGTCCGCTCGCCACCAAGGCGGTCGCCCTGCCGTACCTCAACACCCGTGAGGGCGGCGTCAAGGACCGCCCCCGGCTGTACGTGGTGACCGTACCGCTCGACGCGCGCCGCACCGTGGAGTCGGTGCGGCTGCCGCACGTACGGGGTTTCGGCAGGGCCCTGCACGTCTTCGACCTGCGGGTCCGTCCGGCGGCGGAGGGCTGGACGGGCAGCTGGTCGGCGTCGACGGCCGGGCTGCCGGAGGTCGGCCCGTGGCGCGACCAGACGCTGCGGCTGGTCGTCCATCCCACCAAGGCGGGCCCCACGGTACGGGTGCGGCTCTCCAACACCTTCGCGGGAGCGCCGGTCCGGGTGGGCAGCGCGACCGTGGCGGTCCGTGCGAAGGACGCCGAGCCCCGGTCCGAGCCGGTGCCGCTGGCCTTCGGCGGGCGGCGCGGGGCGGTCCTGCCGGCCGGGGCGGAGGCGGTCAGCGACCCGCTCGACTTCGCCGTGGAGGAGGGCGCCGACCTGCTGGTCAGCCTGCACCTGCCGGGCTCCGTGCCGTCGGTGCCGCTGCACGACAAGGCGGTGCAGAAGTCGTACCTGAGCACCCCGGGCGACCACGCCGCCGACTCCGACGGCGCCGCGTACACCGGGACGGTCGGCACCTGGCCGCTGCTCACGGGCGTCGACGTGAGCGGCGGGCCCGGTTCCGTGGTGGTGCTCGGCGACTCCATCACCGAGGGCGTCCGCACCACCGAGGGCGCCAACAGGCGGTGGACCGCCGCGCTCGCCCGGCGGCTGCGCGCGCAGGACCGGGTGCCGCGCTACGGCGTGCTCAACCAGGGCATCTCCGCCAACCGCGTGCTCAGCGACCGCTACCCGGGCGACGGCGTGTCCGCCGACACCGGCGGGGTCAGCGCCCTCAACCGGCTGGACCGGGACCTGCTCGCCCAGACCTCCGCGCGGACCGTGGTCCTCTTCGAGGGCATAAACGACGTCCGCTGGGGCGCCGGCGCCGACGAGGTGGTGGACGGGCTGCGGCAACTGGCGAGCCGCGCCCGCGCCCGGGGCGTACGGGCCGTGGTGACCACCCTCGCGCCGTGTGAGGGCGAGTCCCGCTGCACCGCAGCCGTCGACGCCGAGCGGACCTCGGTCAACCGGGCGCTCCGCGCCGACCGGCACTCCTTCGACGCCGTCCTCGACTTCGACCGGGTCCTGCGCGATCCCGACCGCCCGGCGCGGATGCTCCCCGCGTACGACAGCGGCGACCACCTGCACCCGGGCGAGGCGGGGCTCCAGGCGCTGGCCGACGCCGTCGACCTGGGCGAGCTGACCGGACGGCCGCGCGCCGGGGGGTGAGACTCAGACGGTGAGGTCGGCGACGACCGGGGCGTGGTCGGACGCTCCCTTGCCCTTGCGCTCCTCGCGGTCCACGTAGGCGTCGGAGACGGCGGTGGCGAACGGGGCGTTCCCGTAGACCAGGTCGATGCGCATACCGCGGTTCTTGGGGAAACCGAGCTGGCGGTAGTCCCAGTAGGTGAAGGGCTTGTCGTACTTGAGGGGGCGCGGGACCACGTCGTTCAGCCCGGTGGCGCGCAGCGCGGCGAGCGCCTCGCGCTCCTCCGGGGTGACATGGGTGGCGCCGATGAAGGCGGTGGGGTCCCAGACGTCCGAGTCGTGCGGGGCGATGTTGTAGTCACCGAGGACGGCGAAGGGGCGCTCGCCGGCCGCGTCGTCGGCGACGGCGTCCCGCAGGGCCTTGAGCCACTGGAGCTTGTAGGCGAAGTGGGGGTGGCCCACCTCGCGGCCGTTCGGTACGTAGACCGACCAGACACGGACCGGGCCGCAGGTCGCGGAGATCGCCCGGGGCTCCTCCACGCCGTCGTACTCCGGTCCGCCGGGCAGGCCGCCGACCACGTCGGCCAGGCCCACGCGGGAGACGACGGCCACGCCGTTCCACCGGCCGGTGGCGCGGACCGCGCTCTCGTACCCCAGCTCGGCCAGGGCGTCGGCGGGGAAGGCCTCCTCGGTGGTCTTGGTCTCCTGGACGCACAGCACGTCCGTGCCGCTGCTCTCCAGCCAGGCCAGCAGCCTCGGGAGGCGCGCGGTGATCGAATTGACGTTCCAGGTGGCGATGCGCATGACTGACAACCTAACCGACCCCGCCGACAGTCCCCTCAGACCTCGGTGAACGTGCCGGGCCGCAGATGCTGGTGGCCGGCGTCGGCCAGTGCGCCGATCTGCCGCTCGTAGACGGGCAGGGCCAGGTCGGTGAGGAGCGCGTCGTGGATGTCGTAGGCGCGGGTGGGACGGACCTCGCGGAGGTAGTCCACCACCTCGGAGAGCTTGTTCCACGGGGCCATGACGGGAAGCAGCAGGGTCTCGACGGGCCGTTCGGGGACGGTCAGGGCGTCGCCGGGGTGGAAGACCGCGCCGTCGACCAGGTATCCGACGTTGGTGACGCGCGGGATGTCCGGGTGGATGACGGCGTGCAGCTCTCCGTGGACCTCGACGTCGAACCCGGCGGCCGTGAAGGTGTCACCGTGGCCGACGGTGTGGACCCGGCCGGGGAAGGCCGCCGCCATGGGCTCCGCCACCGAGGCAAGGGTCCACAGCTGGACGGCCGGGTCGGCCTCCAGGGCGGCCCGCAGGTTTCCCTCGTCGAAGTGGTCGGGGTGCTCGTGGGTGACCAGCAGCGCGTCGGCGCCGACGGCGGCGTCCGGCTCGGTGAAGTTGCCCGGGTCGATGACGAGTGTGCCCGACTCCTTCTCCAGCCGGACGCAGGAATGGCGCTTCTTGATGAACCTCATGGTTCCATCGTGCGCCTTCCCCCCGCGCCCGGCACGTTCCCCCTCCGAAGGAGCCCAGGTCCCCTGGCGGGCGCGGCGGCGGTGCCCGGCGCCGAGATCCGCGACCGGGCCCCGGCGCTCCCCTTACTCGTGCGGCGTCGTCTCCTCCGCGACCACGGCGCGGGCGACCCGGAACGCCTCCTCGGCCGCCGGGACGCCGCAGTAGACGGCCGCCTGGAGCAGGACCTCGCGCAGCTCGGCCACGGTGAGGCCGTTGCGGAGGGCCGCCCGCACCTGCGCGGGCAGTTCGGCCGTGTGCCCGGAGGCGATCAGTGCCGTGAGCGCGACGCAGGAGCGGGTACGGCGGTCCAGTCCGGGCCTGCTCCAGATCTCGCCCCACGCGTAGCGGGTCAGGAAGTCCTGGAACTCGCCCGAGAAGGCGTCCGCCTCGGCCAGCTCGCGGTCGACGTGGGCGTCGCCCAGCACCTCGCGGCGCACCTTGATGCCGGACTCGTACGGGTCGGGCCGCACGGAGGCGTCCGGGTCGACCCAGGGGGCGATCTCGGCGACCGGTCCCGTGGGCTGCGGCGGCAGGACCACCGGGGTGGGGGCCGGCGCCGGCGTCTGCCCCGTCGCCTCCGGAGCGGGGCTCCAGGGCGTGGAGAAGTGCCGCACCAGCAGGTCGGTGACGGCGGCCGGCTGCTCGACCGGCGCCAGGTGCGAGGCGCCGGGCACCACGGCGAGGCGGGCGTCCGGAATCCCGGCGACCAGCGTGCGGGCCTCGGCGGGCCCGGTGACCTGGTCCTCGGAGCCGACCAGGACGAGGGTCGGCACCCCGATCCGGCCCAGTTCGGTCCGGATGTCGAAGGCGGCGAGCGCCTCGCAGGCGGCGATGTAGCAGCCGGGGTCGGTGGTGCGCACCATCTGCACCGCCCACTCGGTGATGGCGGGCTGCGCCCCGGCGAAGCCGGGCGTGAACCACCGCTCGGGCGCGGCCCTCGCCACCGGGTCCAGCCCGTGCGACCGGACCACCACCCCGCGCTGGCGGAACTCGTCGGCGGTGCCGAACCGCGGCGAGGCGGCGATCAGCGCCAGCGAGGCGACCCGCCCGGGGTGGCGCAGCGCCAGTTCGGCGCCGACGGCCCCGCCGAGCGCGCAGCCGGCGAACCCGAAACGCTGCACCCCGGAGGCGTCCAGCGCGGCCAGCACCCGGTCGGCCAGGTCGGCGACCGTCCCGGCCGGGTGAGCCGGCGCTCCGCCGTGGCCCGGCAGGTCGAACCGGAACACCCGCCAGGTGCGGGCCAGCTCGGGCACCTGCCGGTCCCACATGTGCCAGGTGGTACCCAGTGAGGGACCGAGGACCAGGACCGGGGCGTCCTCCGGCCCGTCAAAGCGGTATTGCAGGGTGTTCGACGGTGTCTCACTCACGCCTCAGACCTTCTCACGTCTCACGCCGTCTCACACAGCCGGGGAAGCGGCGGCCCGGCGCACCCGCGGCTCGCCCCCTCGGGCGAGGAGGCGCCGGCCGAGGGCGCATGGGGACATCCTGGCCCTGCCGCACCTCCGTCACCTGCTCTTTCCCTCCCCACCTGCTGCCCTGCTCCCTTCTCCGGGCCGGGTGAGGTGGTGGCGCGCCGGGCCTCCGGCGGAACCGGCAGCCGTCGCGTCCGGTCAGGACCTCGCAGCGGGTGACGGGCGCACCGTGAGCCGGGCGGCCCGGGTCCGGTCCGAGGAGGGGCCGGTCTCGATGGCGAACTCCCCGCTCTCCACCTCCCGTTCCCCCGAGCGGGAGACCGACGCCAGCGTCCGGGCGTCGACGGTGAAGCAGACCTCGGCCGCGTCCCCGGGGCCGAGGTCGGTGTGGTGGAAGCCACGCAGTTCGCGTACCCGGGGCCAGGAGGTGCCGCCGAGCAGACGGCGGACGTAGAGCTGGACCGTCTCGCGCACCGGCCGGCCCCCGGTGTTGCGCACCTCGACCGAGCACACCACCGGTGGTCCGCCGCCCTCTTCGTCGAACTCCGCGACGGTCGCGACCGGGCGCGTCAGGCGCGGCTCGCCGTACTCCACCGTGGTGTAGGACAGACCGTGGCCGAAGGCGTGGCGGGCGGTGGCGGGCTGGTCGACGTAGCCGCGGTAGCCGTGGTCCTTCCCGTTGTAGAAGACCGGCAGTTGGGCGGCGGACCGGGGCACCGACACCGGGAGCCTCCCGGTGGGTTCCGCCTGGCCGAGCAGCACGTCGGCCACCGCCCGGCCGCCCCCGGGCCCCGGGTACCAGGCGCTGAGCAGCACCGCCGCCCGCCCGGTCAGGTCTCCCAGCGCGTGCGGGCGCCCCTGGACCAGCACGACCACGACGGGCACGCCGGTCGCCGTGACCGCGTCGAGCAGCGCCGACTGGCCTTCGGGCAAGGCGAGTTCGGCCAGGTCGACGCCTTCTCCGCAGGTCATCCCGCCAGGATCGCCGGTGACCTGGGCCGCCCCGTTGGCGTCGAAGTGCGTCTCGGCGGCCCGGGCGCTCGACCCGCCGAGTACCAGGACCGCGACGTCCGCCCCGGCCGCGAGGGCCACCGCCCCCGGGAGCGCCGACCGGTCCGCGCCGACGAGGTCGCAGCCGCGGGCGTACGTGACCTCGGTGCCGGCCGGGGCGGCAGCCCGCAGCCCCGCGAGGAGGCTGATGCCCGAGCCGGGACGCTGGGGCGCGGTGTAGTCGCCGAGCTGCTGCGGCACGGAGTCGGCGTTCGGGCCCAGCACCGCTATCCGCGCCCGGCCGGACAGGGGCAGGGTCGCCCCGTCGTGCGCCAGCAGCGTCACCGACTCCCGGGCGAGGCGTTCGCTCAGCTCGCGCGGTCGGGTGACCGCGGGGCGCCGACCGGTGTACGGCTGCTCGAAGAGGCCGAGCCGGAACTTCAGGGCCAGGACCCGGCCCGCCGCCGCGTCGAGCGCCGCCTCCTCGACCAGCCCCCGGTCGACCGCCTCCGCCAGGCGTGGGAAGCAGCCGTCCCACAGGCTCAGGTCGGTGCCGGCGGACAGGGCGGTCGCCGCGGCCGCCACCGGGTCCCCGGCCAGGCGCACCAGCCGGTCCAGGGCCAGCCCGTCGGCCATCACCACCCCGTCGAATCCCCACTTCTCACGCAGGACGCCGGTCAGCAACTCGCGGTTGGCGGCGCAGGGCAGGCCGTCGAACTCGTTGTACGCGGCCATCACTCCGGCCGCCCCGGCCCGTACCCCCGCCAGCGCGGCCTCCAGGTGGATCTCGTGCAGTTCCCGGGTGCCCAGTTCGGTCGCCGCGCTGTTGCGGCCGCCGACCGTCGCGCCCTGGCCCGCGAAGTGCTTGAGGACGACCGCCGCCCGGTCCGGCGCGATCCGCTCACCCGGTGCCCCCTGCGCGCCGCGCACCAGCGCCTCGGTGAACCGTGCCGCCAGGTAGGGGTCCTCACCGAAGCACTCCTCCGCCCTCCCCCAGCGCGGATCGCGGACCAGGTCGAGCGCCGGCACCAGCGCCACGTGGCCGCCCCGCGCCCGCAGCTCGGCGGCGGCCGAGGCGACGGCCTCCTCGTAGAGCCCCGGGTTCCAGGTGGCTCCGACGGCCAGGTTCACCGGCAGCAGGGTGCCGTCCAGCGCCTGGTGGCCGTGCGGCATCTCCTCGACCATGAGGACCGGCACGCCCAGCCGGGTGTTCTCGACCACGTGGCGCTGGACGGCGTCGGAGACGCGCGCCCCCTCCGCCGCGCCGATGCCCGTCTCGGCGGTCACCCCCGACCAGGGGTCCGCGCGCTGCAAGCCGTACAGCGCGCCCATCCCGCCGAACGCGGCGACCTCGGCGCGGAACGCCTCGGTGAGCCGGTGCCCGCAGGCGGTCCGCTCGTAGGCGTGCCAGCCGTACATCCGCTGGTTGACCTGCCCCACCTTCTCGGTGAGGGTCATCCGTGCGAGCAGGTCGCGCACCCGGGCGGCGACCGGGGCGGCGGGGTCGCGGTAGAGGGGATCGGCCATGGCTGGGTCTCCTGACCTCGCGGCGTGACGGGGGAAGGGGCGGGGCTCAGCGCTGTTCCAGGACACGCACGCCGTACGGCGGCAGTGTCACGTCCCGCACCGGGCAGCCGTCCAGGCCGTGCAGTACGCCGTCGGCCGACGGCTGGACGGTCACCTGGGTGCCGGACTGGCTGACCAGCCACACGAAGCGCCTGCCGTCCTCGTGCACCAGGGTGTCCGCGGCGACGTACGGACTGTCCACCGTGACCGGTCGCGCCGCACCCGCGATCTCGGCGAGGGCGGCGTACAGGCGGTGCGTCTGTTCGGGGTTGACGCGGGCGGTGCGGGCCGCCATGTGCTCCAGCGGGTAGGTCGCCAGGACCGTCCGGCCCTCTCCCGTGTCGTGGCGCAGCAGCGCGGGGCGGCCGTGCGCGTCGGTGGCGACCACCCGGGCGCCCTTGGGGACGACGGGCAGGTAGGCGCGGCTGTCCTCGTTGCCGGCGACGGGGAAGGTCAGGGTCTCGCCCGCCGCGATGGTCCCGAAGTCCTCGGTGAAGGTCATCTCCAGCACGTCGTCCTCGACCGGCTCGGCGACGCCGTAGGAGAGCTGGTGCTCCACGCCGAACAGACCGTCGAGGTCGTCGAACCACGGGCCGCGCGTGCCCGGGTGCTCACCCGAGCAGAACGACAGGTAGACCGTGGCGCCTTCGCGGGCCCGGCGCTCCAGCGCGCGGCGGGTGCGGGTGGTGAACTGACGCGTCGAGGGCAGCAGGTAGAGCGCGGCGTCCTCGGGCAGTCCGTCGGCCTCCCGGGCGAACACGACGGGCAGGTCCGCGCCGCGGGCCGCCACGTACCCCTGGTGCAGGGAGGTGAAGATCAGCGGCCGGTCCGCGGGACGGCTGTAGGGGTAGCCGCGTTCCAGGAAGGCGGGCACCACCAGGGCGGCGTCCGCGTCGGTGCGCCGGCAGCGGGCGAAGTCGACCCGTTCCAGCACCTCGGCGAAGTCGCGGAGTTCCCGCAGCGGTTCCTTGGGGCGTCCCGTGCTGTCGGTGATGCCGAAGTGCATCTCGAAGGGGTGGTGGTCGTAGGGCGAGCGGTCCCACAGACCGTCGTAGTCGGTGTTGTTCCACGCGATCCAGCCGGTGGCGCCGCCGAGCAGCGAGTTGTGCAGGGTCTGGCGGTAGAAGATCCCCGCGTTGGCCGCCGAGACGGTGTCGGTGGAGAGGCCGAACTCCTCCAGCACGACCGGCTGCCCGGTGACGGCGGCGAGTTCGCACTCGAACGCGGCCCGGTAGTGCTGGCGGGGCCGGTCGGTGTCCGAGCGGTAGACGTGCGGGCCGACGAAGTCGACGTACTCGGCGGTGTCGCGGAGCGAGAACCCGTTGTCGCGGCCGGTGACCTCGATGCCCCAGGCGCCGTCGCCGAGCGACACGGGCTGGGTGCCGCCCGCGGCGCGGACGGCGTCGCACATGAACTGGGCCCAGGCGGTGACCACGTCGCTGGAGGGCGGGTTCTCCTGGTAGATCCGTCCGTAGCCGGGCATCTCGTTGGTGATCAGCCAGCCGGTCACGGCGGGGTGGTCCTTGAAGCGCCGGGTCATCTGGGAGACGAACCACGCCTGGCGCCCGACGAGCCACACGTCCTCGTACAGATCCCGCCCCCCGCGCCAGACCGGGTCCCAGTTCTCGCCGGACATGTGGCCGACGATGAAGGTCGGGACGGTCCCCATCCCCGCTTCGGTGTGGGCGTCGAGGAAGTCCCGGAAGCGGTCGCAGAGTTCCTCGTCGATCCGGAACGGCTCGGGGTGGAAGTCCGGCCAGTAGAAGAAGGAGCGGGTCATCGTCAGCCCGTGCTCCCGCAGGACGGCCAGTTCCTCGCGCACGGTCTTCGGGTCGTAGTCCCGCCACATCAGGGGCCCGCCGGTGCGGGACCAGAAGTTGGCGCCGAGCCAGGGCAGTACGGCGTGGTCATGGGTGAGCTGGGCGCTGTGGCGTCGCATGATCCTTCTCGGATGCTCTCGGTGTGCGGGGTCGGTGGGCCGGCCGGTCGTACGGACGTGCGGCCGGGGTGGTGCGGCGGCGGGCGGTGGCCCGCGTGCGGTGCGCGGTGCCGGGGTCATGACCGGCCGGCGGGGGCCGGGCCGCTCGACTCCCGTACGACCAGGCGCGGCCGGCCGTCCAGGAGCGGCGCCGGGACCTGCTCGCCGCAGCCGTCGAGCAGGGTGAGGGCGGCCGCCGCGCCGACCCGCTGGACCTGCTGGTCCACGGTGGTGAGGCGGGGGTGCAGCCACCGGCCGAGCGGCAGGTTGTCGTAGCCGACCACGGAGACGTCCTCGGGGACCCGCAGTCCCGCGCGCTGGGCCGCGCCCATCCCGCAGACGGCCATGGAGTCGTTGGGGAAGACCAGGGCGGTCGGCCGGTCGGGGCGGGCGAGGAGTTCGGCGGTGACGGTCACGGCGGCCTCCTCGGTGAAGTCGGTGTGCCTGACGGCCGCGGGCCGCAGCCCCGCCTCGGCCAGCGCCTGCTCGAACGCCGCCCGCCGCACACCGGAGTGCACCAGGTCCGCCGGGCCCGCGACGTAGGCGATCCGCCGGTGTCCGAGTCGCAGCAGGTGGGCGACGGCCTCCCGGACGCCCGCGTCCTGCTGCCCGAGTCCCACCCCGGGCACCGGCGCGGCCGGGTCGGGCGCGCCGAGCAGGACGGCGGGCAGCCCGAGGCCCTTGAGCAGCGCGGGGCGCGGGTCGTCGGCGCGGGCATCGGTCAGCACGGCGCCGTCGATCCGGCCCTCGGCGACGAGCCGTTCGTACAGCGCGCTCTCCTCGGCCAGGTCGGGGACCAGGTGCAGCAGCAGACCGTAGCCTCGGGGGGCCAGTTGGCCCTCCAGTCCGGTGATCAGTTCGCTGAAGTGGGGGTCGGCGCCCAGGACGTCCGTCGGGCGGCGCACCACCAGCGCGATCGTCCGGGTCCTGGCCCGCCGCAACGCGGTCGCCGAGGCACTGGGCGACCAGCCCAGTTCGGCCGCCGCCGCCAGGACCCGGCGGCGGGTCCCCTCCGATATGCGCCCTGTTCCGTTGACCGCCTGGGAGACCGTGGCCGTGGAGACCCCCGCCGCCGCGGCCACCGCCTTGATGGTCGGCCGCGCCCCGTCGCCGGAGGCTCCCGCCGGCCGGCCGGGCGCGCGTCGGCCCGGTTGCCCCTTGAGACGTTCCTTCACATCTTCACCGCCCCGCTGACGAGTGCCTGTTGCATACGCTTCTGCAGCACGGTGTACACCGCCCAGACCGGGACCAGGGTGAGCACCGTGCCCGCGGTCAGGATGCCGTAGTCGGTGCCGGTGAGGGACTTGAGCGTGGGCAGCGCCACCTGCACGGTCCGCAGGCCGGGGTCGGGGCCGATGATGACGAGCGAGTAGAGGTACTCGTTCCAGAAGGTCAGGAAGTTCAGCAGCAGGATCGTCGCGATGCCCGGCATGCACATCGGGGTGTACACGTGGCGCAGCACGGCGAAGGTGGACGCACCGTCCATGCGGGCCGCCTCCTCCATCTCGCGCGGGATGGTCCGCATGAACTGCACCAGGATCACCACCGACAGCGGCATCGCCGTGGCGGGCAGGAACAGCACGATGAAGGCCCGGGTGTGGAACAGGCCGGTCGCGGCCGCCAGCAGGAACGTGGGGAAGAGCGCGGCGAACGTGGGCACGAGGAAGCCGAGGGAGAAGACCCGCTCCACGAACGCCCCGAGCCGCCCCTCCGAACGGGCGAGGGCGAAGGCCGCCGGGATCGCGAGACCCAGGGTCAGCGCGAGGGCCAGCGCCGTCACCAGGACGGAGTTGAGGACCGCCGCCCCCAGGTCGGCCGAGGTGAAGGCCTCGGTGAAGTTGTGCGGGGAGAGCGAGGACGGCAGGGCGAACGGTGAGCCGAAGATCTGGTCGTTGGTCTTGAACGCCGAGACCAGCAGGTAGTAGAGGGGGACGAGGAGCAGCGCCGCGTACAGCCAGGCGAGGAGATGGGCCGGCAGCCAGGACCTTCCGAACTTCATGGGACCGCTCCGATCAGTAGTTCTGGCGGAAGACACGACGGATGGTCAGCAGCCCGGCCAGGCCGACCAGGAACAGGAACACGCCCACGGTCTGGCTGTAGCCGAGGTCGGCCGCGATGAACGCCTTCTGGTAGACGAGGAAGGAGAGGGTCGTGGAGGAGGAGCCCGGCCCGCCCTGGGTGAGCAGCAGGACGTGCTGCGCCGACCCGAACAGGGTCCACAGGAACTGGAGCATCGTCACGACGCCGACGAAGTCGCGGATCATCGGGAAGTGGATGCGCCACATGGCCCGCCAGTGCCCGGCCCCGTCGAGCTGGGCAGCCTCTCCGACCTCGTCCGGCACGCTGCCCAGCCGGGCGGCGAAGAGGACGGCGGTGAACCCGATGCCGCTCCACACGTCCAGCACGATCAGGCAGGCGAGCGCGGTGGAGGGCGAGGCGAGCCAGGCGTCGGTCAGCGATCCGAGGCCGGCCTTGTCCAGCGCCCCGTTGAACAGGCCGTCGGGCGACAGGACGGCGTAGAAGACCATCGCCTTGGCCGGGGTGGAGATCAGGCCGGGAATGAAGAGCAGGTAGCGCAGGAACCGGTGGCCCGGCGGCCGCTGCGCGACGTAGTAGCCCAGCATGTACGCGCCGACGATCATCAGCGGCAGCGCGACGGCGAGCTGGATACCGGTGTTGACCACCGCGTCCGCGAAGACGGGGTCGGCCAGGACCGTGCGCACGTTGCCGAGCCCGGCGTAGGAGACCGGCTGGAGCATGCCCGGCCAGTGCAGGACGGCGATGACGAAG
Coding sequences within it:
- a CDS encoding carbohydrate ABC transporter permease is translated as MKFGRSWLPAHLLAWLYAALLLVPLYYLLVSAFKTNDQIFGSPFALPSSLSPHNFTEAFTSADLGAAVLNSVLVTALALALTLGLAIPAAFALARSEGRLGAFVERVFSLGFLVPTFAALFPTFLLAAATGLFHTRAFIVLFLPATAMPLSVVILVQFMRTIPREMEEAARMDGASTFAVLRHVYTPMCMPGIATILLLNFLTFWNEYLYSLVIIGPDPGLRTVQVALPTLKSLTGTDYGILTAGTVLTLVPVWAVYTVLQKRMQQALVSGAVKM
- a CDS encoding carbohydrate ABC transporter permease is translated as MTSLSSAPAGAPAARSTPPPPGRAPRRKQGGVVLAVPALAWYLIFMVGPLVAIFVIAVLHWPGMLQPVSYAGLGNVRTVLADPVFADAVVNTGIQLAVALPLMIVGAYMLGYYVAQRPPGHRFLRYLLFIPGLISTPAKAMVFYAVLSPDGLFNGALDKAGLGSLTDAWLASPSTALACLIVLDVWSGIGFTAVLFAARLGSVPDEVGEAAQLDGAGHWRAMWRIHFPMIRDFVGVVTMLQFLWTLFGSAQHVLLLTQGGPGSSSTTLSFLVYQKAFIAADLGYSQTVGVFLFLVGLAGLLTIRRVFRQNY